From a region of the Vicinamibacteria bacterium genome:
- a CDS encoding type II toxin-antitoxin system PemK/MazF family toxin: MGAQGKRPGLVVQCDPLNDSRLNTVIVIAITSTRRLGELPGNVTLRKGEANLGKKSVVNVTQIRTVDKLSLTEKIGALSRARMDEVQAGMKLVMDLP, from the coding sequence GTGGGAGCCCAGGGAAAACGTCCCGGGCTGGTCGTCCAGTGCGACCCTCTGAATGACAGTCGCCTCAATACCGTGATCGTCATCGCCATCACCTCCACCCGGCGGCTGGGCGAGCTACCCGGGAACGTCACCCTGCGAAAAGGGGAGGCCAATCTCGGGAAGAAATCGGTGGTCAACGTCACTCAGATTAGGACGGTCGACAAGCTGAGCCTCACGGAAAAGATCGGTGCGCTCTCCCGGGCTCGGATGGACGAGGTTCAAGCCGGCATGAAGCTGGTCATGGATCTTC